The following are encoded together in the Cynocephalus volans isolate mCynVol1 chromosome 4, mCynVol1.pri, whole genome shotgun sequence genome:
- the LOC134377221 gene encoding olfactory receptor 5J3-like, which yields MAEKNFTFVTEFILLGLTDHADLKVVLFVLFLVIYVMTLVGNLGMIFLIQITPKLHTPMYFFLSCLSFVDACYSSVIAPKMLVSFLVVRETISFSACIVQHLFFGVFITTEGFLLSVMAYDRYVAIVNPLLYTVAISKKKCVGLVIGSCVGGMINSLTHTISLGRLTFCGPNVVGHFFCDVPALLKLSCSDTSINELLLLTFSGVIVIATFLTVIISYIFIAVAILRIRSATGRQKAFSTCASHLSAVTIFYISLSFSYIQPSSQYSVEQEKVVSVFYTLVIPMLNPLIYSLRNQEVKDAVKRAIEMKYIPC from the coding sequence atGGCAGAGAAGAATTTCACTTTTGTTACCGAGTTTATTCTTTTGGGATTGACAGACCATGCTGATCTGAAAGTTGTGCTTTTTGTGTTGTTCCTGGTTATTTATGTGATGACCTTGGTGGGAAATCTGGGCATGATCTTCTTAATCCAAATCACCCCAAAGCTCCACacacccatgtactttttcctcagcTGTCTTTCATTTGTAGATGCCTGCTATTCATCAGTTATTGCACCAAAAATGCTGGTAAGTTTCTTGGTTGTGAGGGAAACTATCTCCTTCTCTGCCTGCATAGTACAGCATTTGTTTTTTGGGGTGTTCATTACCACTGAAGGCTTCTTGCTGTCGGTGATGGCATATGATCGTTATGTGGCCATTGTGAATCCTTTGCTTTACACTGTAGCCATATCTAAGAAAAAGTGTGTAGGGCTGGTCATTGGGTCATGTGTAGGTGGAATGATTAACTCTTTAACACATACAATAAGCTTAGGGAGACTGACCTTCTGTGGACCCAATGTTGTCGGACACTTCTTCTGTGATGTCCCTGCACTGTTAAAGCTGTCATGTTCTGATACCTCCATAAATGAGTTGTTACTGCTAACTTTTTCTGGAGTCATTGTCATAGCCACCTTCTTGACTGTGATCATTTCCTATATATTCATTGCTGTTGCTATTCTGAGAATACGCTCAGCAACAGGCAGAcagaaagccttctccacctgtgcctctCACCTGTCTGCTGTGACCATATTCTATATTTCCTTAAGCTTTAGTTACATTCAGCCAAGCTCCCAGTATTCTGTAGAACAGGAGAAGGTGGTGTCTGTGTTCTATACACTAGTAATTCCCATGTTAAACCCGCTGATTTACAGTCTGAGAAACCAGGAGGTAAAGGATGCAGTGAAAAGAGccatagaaatgaaatatatcCCATGTTAA